One Candidatus Margulisiibacteriota bacterium DNA window includes the following coding sequences:
- a CDS encoding branched-chain amino acid aminotransferase, protein MVVVKRVTVNGCQVRALPRSIDFRNKNMTGVRCETNRGEVSLRLRDFDGVPLQPSLDPGAFSQTFVCGPVLERAEKVISSVPEIRSRLFPMPSANIDFANLPFGLNASDVMFVSQIKRGDDWRSVPINRSLFPFQGLSLSPAAQVIHYGQTGFEGGKAYRSSKGRIVSFRLEENAKRHARTSARIALTPIPADYYLEAIKATVLANEQLLAPPGLGAALYLRPTHFGSGPQLGVAPAPVETFMVFVSPVGPYFKGGFTGKPMLVEDLYRRSAPGLMGDVKVGGNYAGSLLPGTTAKANDFAEVIYLDAMTGKNVEEVGAANAFFVVNGVLYTPKLTGTILPGITRDSIITLARDMGIKVVDDRPLPLKFALKADEAFCTGTAAVVTPVGSITKGGKKTTFNNGEAGPLTRTLYETLVGIQEERISDPYGWVYFIG, encoded by the coding sequence ATGGTTGTAGTTAAACGGGTCACGGTTAACGGATGTCAAGTCCGGGCCTTGCCAAGATCGATCGACTTTCGTAATAAAAATATGACCGGCGTCCGCTGCGAAACAAACCGGGGCGAGGTCAGCCTCCGTCTTAGGGATTTTGACGGCGTCCCCTTACAGCCATCGCTTGACCCGGGGGCATTCAGCCAGACTTTTGTTTGCGGCCCTGTCCTGGAGAGGGCCGAAAAAGTGATCTCGAGCGTGCCGGAAATCCGGTCGCGGCTTTTTCCAATGCCGTCGGCAAACATTGATTTTGCCAATCTCCCATTCGGGCTCAACGCCTCCGACGTGATGTTTGTCTCTCAAATAAAAAGGGGTGATGATTGGCGCTCCGTCCCGATCAATCGTTCTCTTTTCCCCTTTCAGGGCCTCTCTTTGAGCCCGGCGGCGCAGGTCATTCATTACGGCCAAACCGGATTTGAAGGCGGGAAGGCTTATCGGTCATCCAAGGGAAGGATCGTCTCCTTTCGGTTGGAAGAGAACGCCAAAAGACACGCCAGGACCTCCGCCAGGATCGCGCTAACGCCAATCCCGGCTGATTATTATCTGGAAGCAATTAAAGCGACTGTCTTAGCTAACGAACAACTCCTCGCCCCTCCGGGATTGGGAGCGGCGTTATATCTTAGGCCGACCCACTTTGGCAGCGGCCCGCAATTGGGAGTCGCCCCGGCTCCGGTTGAAACGTTCATGGTTTTTGTCAGCCCGGTCGGCCCATATTTTAAAGGAGGGTTTACCGGCAAACCCATGTTGGTTGAAGATCTCTATCGGCGATCCGCCCCCGGCCTAATGGGGGACGTTAAGGTCGGAGGGAATTACGCCGGAAGCCTCCTCCCCGGCACAACGGCCAAAGCGAATGATTTTGCTGAAGTCATTTACCTTGACGCAATGACCGGCAAAAATGTTGAAGAGGTTGGAGCGGCCAACGCTTTCTTTGTCGTCAATGGCGTATTATACACGCCAAAGCTGACCGGGACGATCCTCCCCGGCATTACCCGCGATAGCATCATCACCCTGGCCAGGGATATGGGAATTAAAGTGGTAGACGACCGACCATTGCCGCTTAAGTTCGCGCTCAAGGCGGATGAGGCATTCTGCACCGGCACCGCGGCCGTGGTTACCCCTGTCGGCTCAATTACCAAAGGGGGGAAGAAAACCACATTTAATAATGGAGAA